One Vigna unguiculata cultivar IT97K-499-35 chromosome 7, ASM411807v1, whole genome shotgun sequence genomic region harbors:
- the LOC114191252 gene encoding glycosyl hydrolase 5 family protein-like — MSRIRSCFVFILLLVVIYVSHCNAYPLSTYNRWIMDEATGQRVKLVCANWAGHLQPMIPEGLDKRAMKDIVGELVKHKFNCVRLTYAIYMWTRYADENVNATFASLDVPEVVEGIAKNNPSVLSMTHVQAFDAVVHELGVQNMKVLLDNHVSEPMWCCDDDDENGFFHDRHFNPQEWLHGLTLAAKHFSENHVVVAMSLRNELHGPRQNLKDWYRYMSQGAVAIHKTNPNVLVLISGLNYDTELQFLRRKPLKIDLGKKMVFETHLYSWSGIGTLKLKEIWTKQPLNRICANNVKAIDYRAGFLTTGKNATPLIFTEFGFNEEGSSVEDNRFLTCLQTYLLGKDLDWGFWAFQGTYYIKKDQVQVDESFGVMDETWHHLRYPNFTDKFQLLQRKNLEPISKDPIVNILYHPLSGQCAQVNDKNEVELGSCKTKNRWVRGENATKILLHGTKKCLTAAGEGIAVVVSDCEGNISSWKFVSLSKLHLATMNQHKGQLCLQKDSNSSTIITSKCICVKDDSLCLDDPQSQWFQLVQTNV; from the exons ATGTCTAGAATACGTTCATGTTTTGTCTTTATTCTCCTCCTTGTAGTCATCTATGTGTCGCATTGCAATGCATACCCTTTATCTACTTACAACAGATGGATCATGGATGAAGCGACAGGACAACGTGTCAAGTTGGTATGTGCCAATTGGGCTGGCCACCTTCAACCAATGATCCCTGAGGGTCTTGACAAAAGGGCCATGAAGGACATTGTTGGTGAACTTGTGAAGCACAAGTTCAACTGCGTACGTCTCACCTATGCAATCTACATGTGGACACGCTATGCCGATGAGAATGTGAATGCCACCTTTGCTTCGTTGGATGTACCCGAAGTGGTTGAAGGCATTGCCAAGAACAATCCTTCTGTGTTGTCCATGACACATGTTCAGGCCTTTGATGCTGTTGTTCATGAACTTGGAGTTCAGAACATGAAAGTCTTGCTTGATAACCATGTGAGTGAGCCAATGTGGTGTtgcgatgatgatgatgagaatgGCTTCTTCCATGACAGACATTTCAATCCTCAGGAATGGTTGCATGGCCTTACTTTGGCAGCCAAACACTTCAGCGAAAATCATGTC GTTGTAGCAATGAGTTTGAGGAATGAGTTGCATGGTCCTCGCCAAAATTTGAAGGATTGGTACAGGTACATGAGCCAAGGAGCAGTGGCTATTCACAAGACAAATCCAAATGTGCTTGTGCTTATCTCAGGTTTGAACTATGACACTGAGTTGCAGTTCTTAAGGAGAAAACCATTGAAGATAGACTTGGGTAAGAAAATGGTGTttgagacacatttgtattcatGGTCTGGAATTGGGACACTCAAATTGAAAGAGATATGGACAAAGCAACCATTGAATAGGATATGTGCCAACAACGTTAAAGCGATAGACTATAGAGCTGGATTCCTTACCACGGGCAAGAATGCAACTCCTTTGATTTTTACAGAGTTTGGGTTCAACGAGGAAGGTTCTTCAGTGGAAGACAACAGGTTCTTGACATGCCTCCAAACCTATCTTCTTGGAAAGGATTTGGACTGGGGATTTTGGGCTTTCCAGGGTACCTACTATATTAAGAAAGACCAGGTTCAAGTTGATGAGTCATTTGGTGTAATGGATGAAACATGGCATCACCTTAGATATCCCAACTTCACTGACAAGTTCCAGCTTTTGCAAAGGAAGAATCTCG AACCTATCTCTAAGGACCCTATTGTAAATATCTTGTACCACCCACTATCTGGTCAATGTGCTCAAGTGAATGACAAGAATGAAGTTGAACTTGGAAGTTGTAAGACCAAAAACAGATGGGTTCGTGGAGAGAATGCGACTAAAATCCTTTTACATGGCACTAAGAAGTGCTTAACAGCAGCTGGTGAAGGGATTGCAGTTGTAGTTTCCGATTGTGAAGGGAATATCAGCTCTTGGAAATTTGTATCTCTGTCTAAACTTCACTTGGCAACTATGAATCAACACAAGGGACAACTTTGCTTGCAAAAGGATTCTAACTCATCCACCATTATCACTTCAAAGTGTATTTGCGTAAAAGATGATTCTTTATGTCTTGATGACCCTCAAAGCCAGTGGTTCCAACTTGTTCAAACCAATGTGTAG
- the LOC114191251 gene encoding glycosyl hydrolase 5 family protein-like — translation MSRIRSCFVFILLLVVIYVSHCNAYPLSTYNRWIMDEATGQRVKLVCANWAGHLQPMIPEGLDKRAMKDIVGELVKHKFHCVRLTYAIYMWTRYADENVNATFASLDVPEVVEGIAKNNPSVLSMTHVQAFDAVVHELGVQNMKVLLDNHVSEPMWCCDDDDENGFFHDRHFNPQEWVHGLTLAAKHFSENHVVVAMSLRNELHGPRQNLKDWYRYMSQGAVAIHKTNPNVLVLISGLNYDTELQFLRRKPLKIDLGKKMVFETHLYSWSGIGTLKLKEIWTKQPLNRICANNVKAIDYRAGFLTTGKNATPLIFTEFGFNEESSSVEDNKFLTCLQTYLLGKDLDWGFWAFQGTYYIKKDQVQVDESFGVMDETWHHLRYPNFTDKFQLLQRKNLEPISKDPIVNILYHPLSGQCAQVNDKNEVELGSCKTKNRWVRGENATKILLHGTKKCLTAAGEGIAVVVSDCEGNISSWKFVSLSKLHLATMNQHKGQLCLQKDSNSSTIVTSKCICVKDDSLCLDDPQSQWFQLVQTNV, via the exons ATGTCTAGAATACGTTCATGTTTTGTCTTTATTCTCCTCCTTGTAGTCATCTATGTGTCGCATTGCAATGCATACCCTTTATCTACTTACAACAGATGGATCATGGATGAAGCGACAGGACAACGTGTCAAGTTGGTATGTGCCAATTGGGCTGGCCACCTTCAACCAATGATCCCTGAGGGTCTTGACAAAAGGGCCATGAAGGACATTGTTGGTGAACTTGTGAAGCACAAGTTCCACTGCGTACGTCTCACCTACGCAATCTACATGTGGACACGCTATGCCGATGAGAATGTGAATGCCACCTTTGCTTCGTTGGATGTACCCGAAGTGGTTGAAGGCATTGCCAAGAACAATCCTTCTGTGTTGTCCATGACACATGTTCAGGCCTTTGATGCTGTTGTTCATGAACTTGGAGTTCAGAACATGAAAGTCTTGCTTGATAACCATGTGAGTGAGCCAATGTGGTGTtgcgatgatgatgatgagaatgGCTTCTTCCATGACAGACATTTCAATCCTCAGGAATGGGTGCATGGCCTTACTTTGGCAGCCAAACACTTCAGCGAAAATCATGTC GTTGTAGCAATGAGTTTGAGGAATGAGTTGCATGGTCCTCGCCAAAATTTGAAGGATTGGTACAGGTACATGAGCCAAGGAGCAGTGGCTATTCACAAGACAAATCCAAATGTGCTTGTGCTTATCTCAGGTTTGAACTATGACACTGAGTTGCAGTTCTTAAGGAGAAAACCATTGAAGATAGACTTGGGTAAGAAAATGGTGTttgagacacatttgtattcatGGTCTGGAATTGGGACACTCAAATTGAAAGAGATATGGACAAAGCAACCATTGAATAGGATATGTGCCAACAACGTTAAAGCGATAGACTATAGAGCTGGATTCCTTACCACGGGCAAGAATGCAACTCCTTTGATTTTTACAGAGTTTGGGTTCAACGAGGAAAGTTCTTCAGTGGAAGACAACAAGTTCTTGACATGCCTCCAAACCTATCTTCTTGGAAAGGATTTGGACTGGGGATTTTGGGCTTTCCAGGGTACCTACTATATTAAGAAAGACCAGGTTCAAGTTGATGAGTCATTTGGTGTAATGGATGAAACATGGCATCACCTTAGATATCCCAACTTCACTGACAAGTTCCAGCTTTTGCAAAGGAAGAATCTCG AACCTATCTCTAAGGACCCCATTGTAAATATCTTGTACCACCCACTATCTGGTCAATGTGCTCAAGTGAATGACAAGAATGAAGTTGAACTTGGAAGTTGTAAGACCAAAAACAGATGGGTTCGTGGAGAGAATGCGACTAAAATCCTTTTACATGGCACTAAGAAGTGCTTAACAGCAGCTGGTGAAGGGATTGCAGTTGTAGTTTCCGATTGTGAAGGGAATATCAGCTCTTGGAAATTTGTATCTCTGTCTAAACTTCACTTGGCAACTATGAATCAACACAAGGGACAACTTTGCTTGCAAAAGGATTCTAACTCATCCACCATTGTCACTTCAAAGTGTATTTGCGTAAAAGATGATTCTTTATGTCTTGATGACCCTCAAAGCCAGTGGTTCCAACTTGTTCAAACCAATGTGTAG
- the LOC114191253 gene encoding glycosyl hydrolase 5 family protein-like has protein sequence MSRIRSCFVFILLLVVIYVSHCNAYPLSTYNRWIMDEATGQRVKLVCANWAGHLQPMIPEGLDKRAMKDIVGELVKHKFNCVRLTYAIYMWTRYADENVNATFASLDVPEVVEGIAKNNPSVLSMTHVQAFDAVVHELGVQNMKVLLDNHVSEPMWCCDDDDENGFFHDRHFNPQEWLHGLTLAAKHFSENHVVVAMSLRNELHGPRQNLKDWYRYMSQGAVAIHKTNPNVLVLISGLNYDTELQFLRRKPLKIDLGKKMVFETHLYSWSGIGTLKLKEIWTKQPLNRICANNVKAIDYRAGFLTTGKNATPLIFTEFGFNEEGSSVEDNRFLTCLQTYLLGKDLDWGFWAFQGTYYIKKDQVQVDESFGVMDETWHHLRYPNFTDKFQLLQRKNLEPISKDPIVNILYHPLSGQCAQVNDKNEVELGSCKTKTDGFVERMRLKSFYMALRSA, from the exons ATGTCTAGAATACGTTCATGTTTTGTCTTTATTCTCCTCCTTGTAGTCATCTATGTGTCGCATTGCAATGCATACCCTTTATCTACTTACAACAGATGGATCATGGATGAAGCGACAGGACAACGTGTCAAGTTGGTATGTGCCAATTGGGCTGGCCACCTTCAACCAATGATCCCTGAGGGTCTTGACAAAAGGGCCATGAAGGACATTGTTGGTGAACTTGTGAAGCACAAGTTCAACTGCGTACGTCTCACCTATGCAATCTACATGTGGACACGCTATGCCGATGAGAATGTGAATGCCACCTTTGCTTCGTTGGATGTACCCGAAGTGGTTGAAGGCATTGCCAAGAACAATCCTTCTGTGTTGTCCATGACACATGTTCAGGCCTTTGATGCTGTTGTTCATGAACTTGGAGTTCAGAACATGAAAGTCTTGCTTGATAACCATGTGAGTGAGCCAATGTGGTGTtgcgatgatgatgatgagaatgGCTTCTTCCATGACAGACATTTCAATCCTCAGGAATGGTTGCATGGCCTTACTTTGGCAGCCAAACACTTCAGCGAAAATCATGTC GTTGTAGCAATGAGTTTGAGGAATGAGTTGCATGGTCCTCGCCAAAATTTGAAGGATTGGTACAGGTACATGAGCCAAGGAGCAGTGGCTATTCACAAGACAAATCCAAATGTGCTTGTGCTTATCTCAGGTTTGAACTATGACACTGAGTTGCAGTTCTTAAGGAGAAAACCATTGAAGATAGACTTGGGTAAGAAAATGGTGTttgagacacatttgtattcatGGTCTGGAATTGGGACACTCAAATTGAAAGAGATATGGACAAAGCAACCATTGAATAGGATATGTGCCAACAACGTTAAAGCGATAGACTATAGAGCTGGATTCCTTACCACGGGCAAGAATGCAACTCCTTTGATTTTTACAGAGTTTGGGTTCAACGAGGAAGGTTCTTCAGTGGAAGACAACAGGTTCTTGACATGCCTCCAAACCTATCTTCTTGGAAAGGATTTGGACTGGGGATTTTGGGCTTTCCAGGGTACCTACTATATTAAGAAAGACCAGGTTCAAGTTGATGAGTCATTTGGTGTAATGGATGAAACATGGCATCACCTTAGATATCCCAACTTCACTGACAAGTTCCAGCTTTTGCAAAGGAAGAATCTCG AACCTATCTCTAAGGACCCCATTGTAAATATCTTGTACCACCCACTATCTGGTCAATGTGCTCAAGTGAATGACAAGAATGAAGTTGAACTTGGAAGTTGTAAGACCAAAACAGATGGGTTCGTGGAGAGAATGCGACTAAAATCCTTTTACATGGCACTAAGAAGTGCTTAA